One Miscanthus floridulus cultivar M001 chromosome 11, ASM1932011v1, whole genome shotgun sequence DNA window includes the following coding sequences:
- the LOC136494114 gene encoding uncharacterized protein isoform X2, which yields MHVGTCMFGCCLPGSVSSVRLRPLAWQASPGEGGIQTRLPHPPAATLFDIPSPLTSLATAMQKKLSLMAPEKRNPPPGWAKRSRAGWSDLPAVCEFHLLQPHASPSACRRARHRCRCRCRRHRGSAAAKAEPPAETGRARFGPGDRRRDRFLPEELTPAEMEGRVDVDVLSLGPSERRALLERLVQDHPSSSLSRTALLPLACASAASGPGAAAAYGDPVVLSLDAEAVRRLSARPAELVVSVHAGPTGSSCGVSASRALGRVRVAIDVARAAAGETVIARDGWVTAELPVYGVRARWPRARRQPWPWTWSQASSTSRSGCSPAMYSCSSPPPTNCSMECQQG from the coding sequence ATGCATGTTGGCACTTGCATGTTTGGATGCTGCCTCCCAGGCAGCGTCTCCAGCGTTAGATTGCGACCGCTTGCCTGGCAGGCAAGCCCAGGCGAGGGCGGCATCCAAACACGTCTGCCGCACCCTCCAGCTGCAACTCTGTTTGATATCCCCAGCCCCCTCACGAGCCTGGCCACAGCGATGCAAAAAAAACTCTCTCTCATGGCTCCAGAGAAACGAAACCCCCCACCAGGCTGGGCGAAGCGCTCACGCGCTGGATGGAGTGACCTCCCGGCCGTTTGTGAGTTTCACCTCCTGCAGCCGCACGCCTCTCCGTCCGCATGCCGTCGTGCTCGCCACCGATGTCGCTGCCGCTGCAGGAGGCACCGAGGCAGTGCAGCCGCCAAGGCCGAGCCGCCCGCGGAGACGGGGAGGGCCCGATTCGGGCCAGGAGATCGGCGTCGGGACCGATTCCTGCCAGAGGAGCTGACGCCGGCGGAGATGGAGGGCCGCGTGGACGTCGACGTGCTCAGCCTCGGCCCGAGCGAGAGGCGGGCGCTGCTGGAGCGCCTCGTCCAGGACCACCCCTCCTCCTCGCTCTCCCGCACCGCGCTGCTGCCGCTCGCGTGCGCGTCCGCCGCCTCGGGccccggcgcggcggcggcgtacgGCGACCCCGTCGTGCTCAGCCTCGACGCCGAGGCCGTGCGGAGGCTCTCGGCGCGCCCCGCCGAGCTGGTGGTGTCCGTGCACGCGGGCCCGACGGGGAGCAGCTGCGGCGTGAGCGCCTCCCGCGCGCTGGGCCGGGTGCGCGTCGCCATCGACGTGGCGCGCGCCGCAGCCGGGGAGACCGTCATCGCCCGAGACGGCTGGGTCACCGCGGAGCTCCCCGTGTACGGTGTCCGCGCGCGATGGCCTCGAGCTAGGCGGCAgccatggccgtggacgtggagccAAGCTTCTTCCACGTCCCGCTCTGGATGCTCGCCAGCGATGTACTCGTGTTCCTCGCCGCCGCCTACCAACTGCTCGATGGAATGCCAACAAGGGTGA
- the LOC136494114 gene encoding uncharacterized protein isoform X1 — protein sequence MHVGTCMFGCCLPGSVSSVRLRPLAWQASPGEGGIQTRLPHPPAATLFDIPSPLTSLATAMQKKLSLMAPEKRNPPPGWAKRSRAGWSDLPAVCEFHLLQPHASPSACRRARHRCRCRCRRHRGSAAAKAEPPAETGRARFGPGDRRRDRFLPEELTPAEMEGRVDVDVLSLGPSERRALLERLVQDHPSSSLSRTALLPLACASAASGPGAAAAYGDPVVLSLDAEAVRRLSARPAELVVSVHAGPTGSSCGVSASRALGRVRVAIDVARAAAGETVIARDGWVTAELPVYGVRARWPRARRQPWPWTWSQASSTSRSGCSPAMYSCSSPPPTNCSMECQQGKNMKRKTDAVF from the exons ATGCATGTTGGCACTTGCATGTTTGGATGCTGCCTCCCAGGCAGCGTCTCCAGCGTTAGATTGCGACCGCTTGCCTGGCAGGCAAGCCCAGGCGAGGGCGGCATCCAAACACGTCTGCCGCACCCTCCAGCTGCAACTCTGTTTGATATCCCCAGCCCCCTCACGAGCCTGGCCACAGCGATGCAAAAAAAACTCTCTCTCATGGCTCCAGAGAAACGAAACCCCCCACCAGGCTGGGCGAAGCGCTCACGCGCTGGATGGAGTGACCTCCCGGCCGTTTGTGAGTTTCACCTCCTGCAGCCGCACGCCTCTCCGTCCGCATGCCGTCGTGCTCGCCACCGATGTCGCTGCCGCTGCAGGAGGCACCGAGGCAGTGCAGCCGCCAAGGCCGAGCCGCCCGCGGAGACGGGGAGGGCCCGATTCGGGCCAGGAGATCGGCGTCGGGACCGATTCCTGCCAGAGGAGCTGACGCCGGCGGAGATGGAGGGCCGCGTGGACGTCGACGTGCTCAGCCTCGGCCCGAGCGAGAGGCGGGCGCTGCTGGAGCGCCTCGTCCAGGACCACCCCTCCTCCTCGCTCTCCCGCACCGCGCTGCTGCCGCTCGCGTGCGCGTCCGCCGCCTCGGGccccggcgcggcggcggcgtacgGCGACCCCGTCGTGCTCAGCCTCGACGCCGAGGCCGTGCGGAGGCTCTCGGCGCGCCCCGCCGAGCTGGTGGTGTCCGTGCACGCGGGCCCGACGGGGAGCAGCTGCGGCGTGAGCGCCTCCCGCGCGCTGGGCCGGGTGCGCGTCGCCATCGACGTGGCGCGCGCCGCAGCCGGGGAGACCGTCATCGCCCGAGACGGCTGGGTCACCGCGGAGCTCCCCGTGTACGGTGTCCGCGCGCGATGGCCTCGAGCTAGGCGGCAgccatggccgtggacgtggagccAAGCTTCTTCCACGTCCCGCTCTGGATGCTCGCCAGCGATGTACTCGTGTTCCTCGCCGCCGCCTACCAACTGCTCGATGGAATGCCAACAAGG gaaaaatatgaaacggAAAACCGACGCCGTATTTTAG